A genomic region of Oryza glaberrima chromosome 1, OglaRS2, whole genome shotgun sequence contains the following coding sequences:
- the LOC127761808 gene encoding uncharacterized protein LOC127761808, translating into MASARPYRFPVPAEGGEPTRRRSAAQSCGTCGASAVASCVALCCCPCAVVGCLTLALVKAPYAAGRRCVARLAAGKRRRMIKPSARPVATPRKTNRVWDLDDGQLQEWRPAGADGAVRAERKQDRREPGRTGGAASAAPPGDASVDAISAVGEGSGRGRPRVDAAEKTWVEIYQLGHWGFGRLSFSQPQVIRGDAGGNDGVAASRQ; encoded by the coding sequence ATGGCGTCGGCGCGGCCATACCGGTTTCCCGtgccggcggagggcggcgagccGACGCgacgccgctccgccgcccaGTCGTGCGGGACGTGCGgcgcgtcggcggtggcgagctGCGTGGCGCTGTGCTGCTGCCCGTGCGCCGTGGTGGGCTGCCTCACGCTGGCCCTCGTCAAGGCGCCGTACGCGGCGGGCCGGCGGTGCGTGGCcaggctcgccgccggcaagcggcggcggatgaTCAAGCCAAGCGCCCGCCCAGTCGCGACGCCGCGGAAGACGAACCGCGTCTGGGACCTGGACGACGGCCAGCTGCAGGAGTGgcgccccgccggcgccgatggCGCGGTGCGGGCAGAGCGCAAGCAGGATCGGCGCGAGCCTGGCCGCACCGGTGGTGCGGCCTCGGCAGCGCCGCCGGGCGATGCCAGCGTCGACGCGATCAGTGCCGTCGGCGAGGGCAGCGGCAGGGGGAGGCCGCGGGTGGACGCGGCGGAGAAGACGTGGGTGGAGATCTACCAGCTCGGGCACTGGGGGTTCGGCCGGCTGTCCTTCTCACAGCCCCAGGTGATCagaggcgacgccggcggcaacgacggcgtCGCTGCTTCCCGGCAGTGA
- the LOC127777680 gene encoding eukaryotic initiation factor 4A-III homolog A — MAAATTSRRGPGAMDDENLTFETSPGVEVISSFDQMGIRDDLLRGIYAYGFEKPSAIQQRAVLPIISGRDVIAQAQSGTGKTSMISLSVCQIVDTAVREVQALILSPTRELAAQTERVMLAIGDFINIQVHACIGGKSIGEDIRKLEHGVHVVSGTPGRVCDMIKRRTLRTRAIKLLILDEADEMLGRGFKDQIYDVYRYLPPELQVCLISATLPHEILEMTSKFMTDPVRILVKRDELTLEGIKQFFVAVEKEEWKFDTLCDLYDTLTITQAVIFCNTKRKVDWLTERMRSNNFTVSAMHGDMPQKERDAIMGEFRSGATRVLITTDVWARGLDVQQVSLVINYDLPNNRELYIHRIGRSGRFGRKGVAINFVKKEDIRILRDIEQYYSTQIDEMPMNVADLI, encoded by the exons atggcggcggccaccacgtCGCGGCGCGGCCCGGGCGCCATGGACGACGAGAACCTCACCTTCGAGACCTCCCCGGGGGTCGAGGTCATCAGCAGCTTCGACCAGATGGGGATCCGCGACGACCTCCTCCGCGGCATCTACGCCTACGGCTTCGAGAAGCCCTCCGCCATCCAGCAGCGCGCCGTCCTCCCCATCATCAGCGGCCGCGACGTCATCGCCCAGGCCCAGTCCGGGACCGGCAAGACCTCCATGATCTCGCTCTCCGTCTGCCAGATCGTAGACACCGCCGTCCGTGA GGTGCAGGCTTTAATACTGTCACCAACTAGAGAACTTGCTGCACAAACAGAAAGAGTTATGCTGGCTATCGGTGACTTCATCAATATCCAAGTGCATGCTTGTATTGGTGGCAAAAGTATTGGTGAGGATATTAGAAAGCTTGAGCACGGAGTGCATGTGGTGTCAGGAACACCTGGCAGAGTCTGTGATATGATCAAGAGAAGGACCTTGCGTACAAGAGCCATTAAGCTCCTAATTCTG GATGAAGCTGATGAGATGTTGGGCAGAGGCTTTAAGGATCAGATATATGATGTGTACAGATACCTCCCTCCAGAACTCCAG GTTTGCTTGATCTCCGCAACTCTGCCTCACGAGATCTTGGAAATGACCAGCAAATTCATGACTGATCCAGTTCGGATCCTTGTGAAGCGTGATGAATTGACTCTAGAG GGCATCAAGCAATTCTTTGTTGCTGTTGAGAAAGAAGAATGGAAGTTTGACACGCTTTGTGATCTTTATGATACACTGACAATCACCCAAGCTGTCATTTTCTGCAACACAAAGAGAAAG GTTGATTGGCTTACGGAAAGAATGCGCAGCAATAACTTCACAGTATCAGCTATGCATGGCGACATGCCTCAAAAGGAAAGGGATGCCATTATGGGTGAATTCAGGTCTGGTGCAACCCGTGTTCTAATCACGACAGATGTGTGGGCTCGAGGCCTCGATGTTCAGCAG GTCTCTCTTGTCATAAATTATGATCTCCCAAATAATCGTGAACTTTACATCCATCGCATTGGTCGCTCTGGACGTTTTGGTCGCAAG GGTGTGGCCATCAATTTTGTCAAAAAGGAAGACATCCGTATCCTGAGAGATATTGAGCAGTACTACAGCACGCAGATTGATGAAATGCCAATGAATGTTGCTGATCTAATTTAA
- the LOC127777688 gene encoding cinnamoyl-CoA reductase-like SNL6 yields MGVLRSTQSMQAEVEEMRAALLHGHGGGAAAAAAAGWRPSAGDADVKRAAGGDGGAAGPRTVCVTGGISFVGFAVVDRLLRHGYTVRLALETQEDLDKLREMEMFGEDGRDGVWTVMANVTDPESLHRAFDGCAGVFHTSAFVDPGGMSGYTKHMASLEAKAAEQVIAACVRTESVRKCVFTSSLLACVWRQNYPHDRRFPTIINENCWSDESFCRDNKLWFALGKTAAEKAAWRAARGRDLKLVTVCPALVTGPGFRRRNSTASIAYLKGARAMLADGLLATASVETVAEAHVRVYEAMGDNTAGGRYICYDHVVQRPEEFAELERQLGIPRRAAAAAAAAQDSGDRPARFELCRQKLARLMSTRRRCTYDDYYSVAFD; encoded by the exons atGGGCGTCCTGAGGAGCACGCAGAGCATgcaggcggaggtggaggagatgcGGGCGGCGCTGCTGCACGGCCAtgggggcggggcggcggcggcggcggcggccgggtggCGCCCctcggccggcgacgcggacgtCAAGCgcgccgcgggcggcgacgggggcgcggcggggccgcgcaCCGTCTGCGTCACGGGCGGCATCTCCTTCGTCGggttcgccgtcgtcgaccgCCTGCTCCGGCACGGCTACACCGTGCGCCTCGCCCTCGAGACCCAAG AGGACCTGGACAAGCTGAGGGAGATGGAGATGTTCGGCGAGGACGGCCGGGACGGCGTGTGGACGGTGATGGCGAACGTGACGGACCCCGAGAGCCTGCACCGGGCGTTCGACGGATGCGCCGGCGTGTTTCACACCTCGGCGTTCGTGGATCCGGGGGGCATGTCCGGCTACACG AAACATATGGCAAGCTTGGAGGCGAAAGCAGCAGAGCAGGTGATCGCGGCGTGCGTGAGGACAGAGTCCGTCAGAAAATGCGTCTTCACATCGTCGTTACTAGCATGCGTATGGAGGCAAAATTACCCTCATGACCGACGGTTTCCTACCATCATCAACGAGAACTGCTGGAGCGACGAGAGCTTCTGCCGTGACAACAAG CTGTGGTTTGCACTGGGCAAGACGGcagcggagaaggcggcgtgGAGGGCAGCCAGGGGGAGGGACCTGAAGCTGGTCACCGTCTGCCCGGCGCTGGTCACCGGTCCGGGATTCCGCCGCCGCAACTCCACCGCCTCCATCGCCTACCTCAAAG GGGCTCGCGCCATGCTCGCCGACGGCCTGCTCGCGACGGCGAGCGTGGAGACGGTGGCGGAGGCGCACGTCCGGGTGTACGAGGCGATGGGCGACAAcacggccggcgggaggtacaTCTGCTACGACCACGTGGTGCAGAGGCCCGAGGAGTTCGCGGAGCTGGAGCGCCAGCTGGGGATCCCgcgcagagcggcggcggcggccgcggccgcgcagGACTCGGGCGACCGGCCGGCGAGGTTCGAGCTGTGCAGGCAGAAGCTGGCGAGGCTCATGTCCACCCGAAGGCGGTGCACGTACGACGACTACTACTCCGTCGCATTCGACTAG